A segment of the Manihot esculenta cultivar AM560-2 chromosome 13, M.esculenta_v8, whole genome shotgun sequence genome:
taattCTTCAGCAATTTGATTTAGGTACCCAATTGCATATATGTTAAGAATTTTTATGTGCAAAGCAACTGAAAAATTCATGCATATCATGCAACTGAGATTCTATAATGTTACACGAGTCACATTGTTTAACCCAATCAAGATGGGCTTTTTTACTTCATGCCATGCCCTAGCTTTTTTTCAGTAAGGCCCAAAATTATTTGCATGTTCCTTCTTAATGGGCCATCACCAATCACCCAATTTATTACCCATCAAATAAATCTAGTCACTAAGGACGTAAGAGGCggagtatttataaaaattaaactattttaaatttgatttatattaataatatatttaaatttattttaaattattaaatttatttcaaatatcattattattgttattataaaatttaaattcatttaattttatatattttaattaataatttatataaaaaaatattttttattaatgatttttatttaaaaattcaatacttttaaaaaattttaatttttaatttttaaatgatatatgtaaaaaatttataaatattattataaaatatattttttatactaaattaattatttatataaatgaattAAGATAATGAtattctataaataaaatttaaaaccgtaataatattatttttcacttttaaATTCGTCTCAAactcaaatataattatttaaatttattctattataATTTGGTGGATCGAAAATCAAAACTAACCGACCCATTACCACCTCTACTGTCGCCCATCAAATGCCCATTTTCAAGGCAAACTTGGTCTCTTATCTCTCATCTCCAATTATATTCgagttttttttgaaatttaatttgtaaaaaaattcAACTTATGTATGATCACTTATCACACATGAATCTAAATTTCATATGGTGGCCACCtccaaaatttcattttaatattcATAAGATGTTGAGTAACAATAATATGAGAGTGGCTGAACAAAAATCACCTGATTTTAATTGAATACATAAAAAGAGTTTCACATTTTTTCTTAAGTCaaaattatatgtaaaaaaataaaaataagtatacatttattatattaaaaagataaGAGTATGCTcatgttataaaattttaagacatAATGATAAATAAAAGCTTTTAATATTCTATATATTACTTACATCATGGTAAAACAATATAAATCATTTAGGAACTGATTAAACtaacattattattaattttgaggGGCCATGCCTCCTCATTTGCTCCTGTAGttacaaatttttatgtaaaataaatatcaaaatgaaACTTATGAAGTATTATTGATTTTGATGGACTAGATCGTTGTAAGTCATTGTATTAATCagaaaatataattgaaaaatcacttaaaaaatgataaaaatgatGGAGAAATCTTATGATCATTTAAATAAAACAtccaaaaattatataataactaGTACAAAAGTAgattcaaaagttatttgggtcagtttagaccatattattttaattgatatcAGAGCAATCTGAATTGTGGAGAGAGGGTCACCGTGTGAAATAGGTGAAGTCTCTAAAATATTATTCgatactaaataatttgaattaaccaTTTTGAGATAAATGAAAAGtgagtttaaaaattatttgaatcagTTTGACAAAATAAgagtttctttttttattttataaaataatgaaaaaaatttattgaattaactaAACATACCAATTTAAGGTTTTAAAAGATTATGTGCATAAAAACGAGAGCTCTTCCTTTTTCTGCCtgctatttgattttaaaaatactgaTTTTATGAATAAGTGATTATCGGTCTCCAACTTTCTCTTTATGTTTTACTCTTTATACATCATtcataaaaaagttaaattaatttggaaATAATCATtcataaaaaagttaaattaattcttacttaatcatatacaattttttatatgaaatttaaaatccaaaaaaaattaaattatttcatttaaaattttaaacatgaaaattgattaaaaggtcaattaaattgagatttaacatttttttaaattttaaatttgaaattaatgtaaaatataatacaCTTAGAAATAACAAACTTTATTTTCAATGCATATAAActagttttaaaatatttttaataataaattttaaaaaactatttaactaataattgagattaaataataattaattattaaaaattaaataattacataatttaaaaaataaatattaaaaaattaatatataaatttaatgtgattcactaatttaattatatatatatatatatatagctgttaaattttttttatttatttatgaattttttaaataaaatatattaaaaaaaaaatcttggaGGTTCTCCCTTCAAGCTTCATGTCACGACTCTTCTCATGCCTCCCTAAAATCCAAAGAATTTTGTGAAGGAAGAATAGCGGGACAGCCCTATGGAGTGCCAAGGGGCGACTGGTGGCAGCAGCTGCGGGACAGGCAGTTGGCTGGCCAACGGGCAGTTGGCAGATGCGTGGTTGGCCTACGGGAGAAGGGCCACTGCCAACTGGGCCTGCGAGATGCGTGGTAGGCCTATGGGACAAGCAGCAGTGCTGCGGGCGCTGGGCTGTGGTGCGCGGAAGGCTGGCGCGCAGGAAGTGTAGGCGGGGCAATCACTGGTAGGCCTGCGGAagctggttggcctacggatatggttggcctacggaagactggttggcctacggatccATGCTAGACGAGGTCCAATCGGCAGAACGGGCTGAAAGGCGCCCGAAGCTTCCAGAGGCGTCTGGGGTGCGTGGGAACGGGCCAGAACGTCTTGGTTGGCCAGCGGAAGAAATTTCCAGGAAGTTGTGGTTGGCCAACGAAAATTCTAGAATCACCCAGAATTGGCCAGAGACAGCCAGCAACCCCCAGAACTGGCCAGAACAGCCCAGAACCTTCCAGAATTTGGTTGGCCAGCAGATTCAACCCAGCCAAGTGGGTCCCACAGGCAACTCAGCCCCCATGTCCAGAATACTCTCCAGGGTGTGAAATTACATTTAAGTCCCTGAAAGTTTTAGAGAGTGAATTATAGCCACATGTTGGAGAATGCATCTCCACCACACATTAAGGAGGTGGGATACCTATAAATAGCCACTTAGGGAGTTCATTTGTACAGAAGAGGTGAGAAAGTGAGCAAGTGAGATACCAAAGAGTGTACAAAGCCTTGTAAAGCTTTCTTTGAGCAATACAAATTTCTTCCTTCCATCATCATTCTCCTTTAAGCTTAGCCAACACTTTTCTCACACAACTAAGCTTCCGTTGCCACAATCACCCAACGGCTCTTATTTTGAGCAAGGAGTAAGGCTGAACTTAGTTAGGGGAGCTAAGTGTCGCACGGTTTAAGTGAATTTCAGGTATTGAAACACTTAGTCCgtgacaagtggtatcagagcgttGGTTTGCTTGATTGGGTAAAAGATGTCCAATCCAAGTGAGGTGATTGCTGGGGGAGTTGCTCCTATGGTGGAGGAGCAAGGCGGCGGTAAAAGGAAAGGAAGGGGCAAATCGAGGGAGCCTACACGAGCTAGGGAGGAGCTCGGTGATTTGGAGACCCGTCTTGTGAAGGTGGAGCTAGTCTTGatcgaggaggaggagaagttcGAGGAGGTTGATACCCACATCGAGGAACTTGGCAATGGGATGGAAGAGTTCCGAGAGGAGATGCAAGGTGCCCTCGACTCCGCTGTTGACAAGCTAGCGAGTGAGATGGGGTCACTTAGGCACGCCCATTCAGAGGAGAATGCTGCCATTAAAGAGGAGAACCATTTCCTAAGGGCGGAAATGGATAGGATGATGGGGAGGATGAAGGAGCTCAAGGAGAAATTGGCATTGTTGCGTTCCGTGATAGTCCAAGGTGGTATGGCAGCCACACCATCCACTTCGGGAGCTCTTATGGCACGAGTGGAGGTGCCAAAGCCCCAAGCGTTCAAGGGGACGCGTAATGCAAAGGAGATCGACAATTTCCTATGGAGCTTGGAGCAGTATTTCAAGGCCCTAGGAATTGTGGAAGATGCAAGGAAGATTGATCATGCCCCACTGTATTTGGCTGACACCGCTATGGTTTGGTGGCGAAGGAGGGAAGCCGACATCGAGAAGGGCACTTGCAAATGAGAGACGTGGGACGATTTCAAGAGAGAATTAAAGAAGCAATTCTACCCTGTGAATGCTGCTCACGAGGCACGAGCAAGGCTAAGGAGGCTTACTCAACGAGGGACGATTCGAGACTATGTGAAGGAGTTCACCGAGGTAATTCTCGAAATCCCTGGCTATCCTGATAGTGAAGCACTCTTTGCTTTTATGGATGGGTTACAACATTGGGCAAGGCTTGAGATTGAAAGGCGTGGAGCCCAAGATCTAGCCACTGCCATTTCTATTGCTGAGTCCTTGACTAAGTATCAAAAAGGGGACAAAGGCAAAGGAGTGGAGCAAGTGAAGGTCAAGAGTAGTGGCGACGTCCATGAAAGTAAGGAGGGAAGTGCAAAACCGTGGAGACCTAAGGAGGGATTGTCCAAGGGATGGAGGAAGCCCGAAGGTGAAAGGGAGAAGCCTCTACCAAAGTGCTTCTTGTGCGATGGACCGCATATGGTGAGGGAATGTCCAAAGCGCAAGGTCTTGTCTTCCTTAGTGGAAGAAAAGGAAGCAAGCAAGCAGCAAGGGGAAGGTATGTGCATGGGTGCCTTACAATTAGCTGCCATCGATGTCAAGCCTAAGGAGGTGGCAAGTGAGCGCAAGGGACGCTTGTTTGCTCCAAtggaggtaaaggggcagtcCATTCATGCTTTGGTGGACACTGGAGCTTCACACAACTTTATGAAGCTCGATGTGGCCAAGAAGCTTGGAGTTCCTTTTGATGGTGATGAGGGTTGGTTGAAGGTTGTCAACTCCTCTCCAACCCCAACATATGGAGTTGCGAGGAATGTCCAAGTAAAAATAGGTGAGTGGACTGGAACTTTGGACTTCTACATTATTAATTTGGATGATCACTCTTGTGTGCTAGGCATGGATTTTATGGATAAGGTGAAGGCAGTTCTTCTCCCCTATGCCAATGATATGTGCTTACCTGATGGGAGTACCTTGAAGGCCATAAACTTGGCAAGAGGGAAGGGTGCCACTAGCACACTCTCTAGTCTACAAGTGGTAAGTCCAAAGGAGCTGCCCAAGGAGACATTGCCACCAAGAAGAAGTAAAGGGCATGatgagatgaagaagagagTGAAGATGACTGTCGACGCGATGGGTCCAAAGTCTTCCTTGTTGAGGCGCATCAAGGAGGCAACGATGCGTGATGGGCAAGCCAAGCAATTGGTGAAGTTGGCTCGCAACGGGGTAACAAGGAAATTTGTGGTTGATGATGGGCTCATTAAGACGAGGCGTGGCAGCATCTTTGTGCCTAGATGGGGCAAGTTGCGAGAGGAAGTCATGAGGTGGTGTCATGACTTCATGATTCGTGGCCGTCCAAGTGTAAGGAAGATGATGGCAAGGCTTGGACGTGAGTTTTATTGGCATCACATGGCGATGGATGTTAAGTGGTTTGTAAGGACTTGTGTGGAGAGTCATAGAGGTGATGGTGATTCTCCAAGGGAGGTGAAAACTGAGGGACGTTCTCCATCTGCACCATGGGAGAGTAGACCACGGAGGTCTAAGGTGCGACTTCGAGGAGACGCGACGAAGGCGTCACGAGAATAGTTGGGGGAGAATGTCACGACTCTTCCCATGCCTCCCTAAAATCCAAAGAATTTTGTGAAGGAAGAATAGCGGGACAGCCCTATGGAGTGCCAAGGGGCGACTGGTGGCAGCAGCTGCGGGGCAGGTAGTTGGCTGGCCAACGGGTAGTTGGCAGATGCGTGGTTGGCCTACGGGAGAAGGGCCACTGCCAACTGGGCCTGCGGGATGCGTGGTAGGCCTATGGGATGAGCAGCAGTGCTGCGGGCGCTGGGACAGCGCTGGGCTGTGGTGCGCGGAAGGCTGGCGCGCGCAGGAAGTGTAGGCGGGGCAATCACTGGTAGGCCTGCGGAagctggttggcctacggatacgGTTGGCCAACGGagctggttggcctacggatacgGTTGGCCAACGGagctggttggcctacggatacggttggcctacggagctggttggcctacggatacggttggcctacggaagactggttggcctacggatccATGCCAGACGAGGTCCAATTGGCAGAACGGGCTGAACGGCGCCCAAAGCTTCCAGAGGCATCTGGGGTGCGCGGGAACGGGCCAGAACGTCCTGGTTGGCCAGCGGAGGAAATTTTCAGGAAGTTGTGGTTAGCCAACGAAAATTCTGGAATCACCCAGAATTGGCCAGAGACAGCCAGCAGCCCCTAGAATTGGCCAGAACAGCCCAGAATTGGCCAGAACAGCCCAGAACCTTCCAGAATTTGGTTGGCCAGCAGATTCAACCCAGCCAAGTGGGTCCCACAGGCAACTCAGTCTCATGTCCAGAATACTCTCCAGGGTGTGAAATTATATTTAAGTCCCTGAAAGTTTTAGAGAGTGAATTATAGCCACATGTTGGAGAATGCATCTCCACTCCACATTAAGGAGGTGGGATGCCTATAAATAGCCACTTAGGGAGTTCATTTGTACAGAAGAGGTGAGAAAGTGAGCAAGTGAGATACCAAAGAGTGTACAAAGCCTTGTAAAGCTTTCTTTGAACAATACAAATTTCTTCCTTCCATCATCATTCTCCTTTAAGCTTAGCCAATATTTTTCTCACACAACTAAGCTTCCGTTGCCACAATCACCCAACTGCTCTTATTTTGAGCAAGGAGTAAGGCTGAACTTAGTTAGGGGAGCTAAGTGCCGCACGGTTTAAGTGAGTTTCGGGTATTGAAACACTTAGTCCGTGACATTCAACTCCGTCTTGGAGTGAGGAGCTCTTACTTCCACACATACATTTTCGGCCAATTCATTGAGCGGAATGTAGGGTACagtaaatatattattactcTATATCTAAAATTAGTTGAAatgtgttttaaaaaataatatttagaaagattaaattaattttttaaattatgtcaAATTTCACGCACACCTCTTGATTACGCAACTCAATAATTTATTTctggaataattaaaaaaaattattatttaaactttataatataaaaatttattaattatttttattttatttttaaaaaataaaaataattaattaattttttttaattttaactgttaaatattatttttaattattataatataaaaaaactcatttaattaattttataattccaaagatatattaaaaattattaattaattattttatattaaaaatattttatatttttttaatatttaataattaaatgaataaaatgtttaattaattttaaaatttgaaaaatattttaataaattttt
Coding sequences within it:
- the LOC122721578 gene encoding uncharacterized protein LOC122721578, with the translated sequence MSNPSEVIAGGVAPMVEEQGGGKRKGRGKSREPTRAREELGDLETRLVKVELVLIEEEEKFEEVDTHIEELGNGMEEFREEMQGALDSAVDKLASEMGSLRHAHSEENAAIKEENHFLRAEMDRMMGRMKELKEKLALLRSVIVQGGMAATPSTSGALMARVEVPKPQAFKGTRNAKEIDNFLWSLEQYFKALGIVEDARKIDHAPLYLADTAMRELKKQFYPVNAAHEARARLRRLTQRGTIRDYVKEFTEVILEIPGYPDSEALFAFMDGLQHWARLEIERRGAQDLATAISIAESLTKYQKGDKGKGVEQVKVKSSGDVHESKEGSAKPWRPKEGLSKGWRKPEGEREKPLPKCFLCDGPHMVRECPKRKVLSSLVEEKEASKQQGEGMCMGALQLAAIDVKPKEVASERKGRLFAPMEVKGQSIHALVDTGASHNFMKLDVAKKLGVPFDGDEGWLKVVNSSPTPTYGVARNVQVKIGEWTGTLDFYIINLDDHSCVLGMDFMDKVKAVLLPYANDMCLPDGSTLKAINLARGKGATSTLSSLQVVSPKELPKETLPPRRSKGHDEMKKRVKMTVDAMGPKSSLLRRIKEATMRDGQAKQLVKLARNGVTRKFVVDDGLIKTRRGSIFVPRWGKLREEVMRWCHDFMIRGRPSVRKMMARLGREFYWHHMAMDVKWFVRTCVESHRGDGDSPREVKTEGRSPSAPWESRPRRSKVRLRGDATKASRE